The following nucleotide sequence is from Azoarcus sp. CIB.
GCCGGGGCTTCAGGACCGCATCCGCTTCCATCGCGCGGACGCAACCGAAACCGACGACACCATCCAGACCCTGGCGGACGAGCACCGGGTCGGCGCCAACGCCGTCAGCCGCAGCTCCTGGGACTACCGCAGCTTGGTTGCAACGGCCGCGCAGGCCCGCAGCGGCCTCGACGGCGGAGACCTGCCCCCTATCGAGGAGCATGACGGCAGCGGCGCGTACCGCTACGAGTCGGAAACTGCCGCCACCGAGCACGCCGATCTCGCCCTTGCCGGGCATGAGGCGCGCTACCGGCGTCTCGGAGGTGATGGCAGCGTGCGCGGCCTGGCCGCCGGTACGCATTTCACGCTGGAAGGCCATGCGCAGTTCATCGGCGAGAACGCGAACTTCGCCGTCCTCAGCGTCGACCATCGGGCCGCGAACAACCTCGGCAGCGGTGCTGCGGCACTCCTGCCGACCCAAGGCATTGAGCGCGGAAGCTATCGCAACGAATTCGTCCTGCAGCCCGCGGCGGCTCCCATGCTGCCCATGCCGCGCAGGAAGCCGGCCGCTCAGCCAGAGACCGCCCTCGTGGTCGGCGAGGCCGGCGCCGCGCTGAGCACCGATCGCGATCATCGCATCAGGATCCAGTTCCACTGGCAGCGTGGCGAACGCCCCAACCCGGGCGGCCTTGCGACGACGGACCTGGCGAACGGCGACGAACTCGCGCCCGGCGACGAGCGCAGCGGCACCTGGGTGCGCGTGGCCGAATGGCTGTCGGGGCCCGACTGGGGCAGTCACTTCCTGCCACGGACCGGCACCGAAGTGCTGATCGACTTCGTCGACGGCGACATCGACCGCCCGCTCGTCGTCGGCCAGCTTTACGGCGGCATCGATCTGCCCCCCTTCAGCGCGGGCGAGGCGAGCGGCGCCAACCACCCCGGCGTCATTTCCGGCTGGAGCAGCGACACCCACGCGGGGGACGGACAGGGCTTCAACCAGTGGCTCGCCGACGATACGCCGGGACAGCTTCGCACTCGCCTCGCGACCAGTCACGCGGCGTCGCAACTGTCGCTCGGCCATCTGGTCGAGCAGGCGCCGCACAGCCTCGTGCGCGGCCCATGGCGCGGCGCCGGCCTCGAACTGCGCACCGACGGCTGGCTGGCCCTACGCGCCGGAGACGGCGTGCTCATCTCATCCACCGCCCGCCCGCAGGGCGCATCGACCCAGATGGACGTCGCCGAAGCGGTCGCGCAGCTGCGCGGCGCCGAACAGACGGCGCAGGCCCTGTCCGACGCCGCGATGGCGCAATCGGCCCGCCCGCTTGCTGCCAACACCAGGCAGAGCGGGTTCATCGACGCCCTCGACGCGACACGCGAGGGACACTTCACCGGCAGTGCCGGTGGCCAGGATGCCATGAAGGCCCGCCCCGGCAGCCGCACCCCCACGGAACGCTTCGCACAGCCATTCATCGTCACCGAGGGGCCGGACGACATCGGGCTGTCCACCCCGGCCAGCACGCTCCTTTTCGCCGGCGCCCACCTTCACGCGACGGCGCAAAAGGACTTCCACGCTGCGTCTGCCCGCAGCTTCAGCGTCACGGTCGGCGCTGGCGCGAGCTGGTTCAGTCACTCCGGCGGGATCAGGAGCATCGCCGCGGCCGGCAGCCAGACGATCCAGGCGCACACCGACGCGATGGAGATCCTCGCTGACCAGTCGGTAAGCATCACCAGCTCGAACGACGAGATCCACGTCCTCGCCAAGGACCGCATCGTGCTGCAGGCGGGGCAGTCATCGGTGACGCTGCAGGGGGGGAATATTACTTTCGCCTGCCCGGGGACGTTCTCGGTGAAGGGGGCGGGGCATGCGTTCGAGGGGCCGGCCACGAATCCCGTCGCCGCTGCTCACCTACCCTCCGACAAAGTCAGCATCCCTCCCGAGAAGGTCGAATTCCGCTATGCGTACCACGATGGAGAACCCGTCAAGGGTGCGGAGTATTCCGCCTATCTGTCAGACGGCTCCACGCGACACGGCCGCCTCGACGAGCAGGGTTACATGCACCTGGAAAACATCAAACCCGGAGGCGTCGAGATCCGCGTGGGCAGCGACATCCGGCCCTACATGAATTTCAAGCTTCCGGCCCGGCCGGATGAAGACCTCGACACCTGGATCAAGGGCTGAGTGTTGTTGCGGGGTGCCGCATGAGCTCTCCATCCTGGCGACGGATGCTGAACAACAGATCAATGCGAATAACTATTCATGGATGAAATCCTCGATCGCACCTGGAACGGCATGGGCGAAGCTTGGGAGTGGCTTCGCGGCGTCATCCTCGGTGAATGGGAAGATAACAAGTCCACCAGCCAAGTAGTCAGCGATGCGCTGGCCGGCATGGTGCCCGGCATCGGCAGCATCATCACCTTACGCGATCTGATTGCCGTCATCGTGCGTCTGGCCAAGCATCCCGAGAAGCGCGAAAACGTCGACGAGTGGATTCTGCTCATCGCCATGCTGTTCCCGCTGATCATGACCGTCCTCGGTGCAGTGGTAGCAGGCGTCGGCGCCTTGGTAGGCGCGGAGCTGGGTGGCTTCCTTCGAGCCGTGGCCCTGATGCTGGTGAAGAAAGGCGGCGTCGGCCTGAGGGCCATCCTTGAATTTCTCCAAGGGCACGGCTACGGCAACGCAGCCGCGGCCCTCGGCGAAATCAAGTTCAGCCGGTATCGGCAGGCAGTCGTCGACGGCTTGAACGCACAGATCGACAAGCTCACCAACCTTGTGCACGGATTCCAGACCCGCCTGAAAGCGCTTTCTCCCGACTCCCTTCCCCGCTGGCTTCCTGGACGCGCGCGGATGATGCAAGCCATCGCTTATGCCCCAACCCTGATCAAGCAACTCGAAGAACTTCGAGCCACCGGGCGCAGGATGATCCCGCTGGCGCTCATCGAGATGGACAATCGCCTCGCTGCACTTCTGGCCGGCGACCTGCGGGCCGCCACGCAGATGCGGCACACGATCGCCACGGGGCTGCCGGCACCGGCGGTCGTTAGACTCGAAACCCACACCGCCCACCCGCATGGTGGCACGACCCTCCGCAATGGCGCGCCGCCAGAGCCGCACAACACTCGCCGCCAGCCCGAACGGCACATTGTCGCCCTAGCCGGAAAACGCGAATACGCCCGCGTTGATGTGAGCGGCCGCCCGGTGGGCGCCCTGCCCTACGAGCATGGCGTGACACAGGTGGACAATCCACCCCTGAATGAATTCTATTGGCATAAGCTCAGCAAAAAAATACGCGAGGGTTGGCCTGACCTAGCCAAGGAATACAAACCGGGGAAGAATGCGGACGACTATGCAAATTTCGCTGGACACCTCCGACCAGCTTCAACAGCGGCCGGCGATCCTCAGTCCTTCAAGCGCGTCGTCGCCCACGACAAGCCAGATATGGACACGGGCCCCTATTACAATCGTGAGTTACCTCACGACGGACACGACCTGCGCGCCGGATCGGCCGTGAAGGAACCCTGGAACAACGATGGTGAGTATGTAGAGTTGCACGTCCCCCCCGCCGGACACCCCGTCTGGAAGGATCTCCACGCATTGCAGGAAAAGGCTGCCGGCGCACCGGTTCGGTTTGCAGAAGCGCTGAAATTCTGGGAAGGTCCCGCAGCCTCCCAGATCTATCAAATCGAACTGGACGGGGGAAAGAAGATCTTGGACAAGTGGTATCTGCCAGGTGGCAAACCGCAGCAATTCTTTGATCGTGAGCAGTTGAAAGTGCTCAAATTGCGCGGCTTCATCACCGAACGCAAACCCAGCAATTTTCCCGACTTCGATCCTGCCGTAGGGAACATCGTCCCAAAGGATGGCCCCTATCTTGAAGTCCTTCCCCTCAGCACAGCCATTCCGCCCGCGATACCGAAATCATGATGACCGAAACCGAACTGCAGGAAATCATTGCAAGGCAAATGGCCCATTGCACAGCGCGCCGTGCCGATCAGAACATCGTACGCACCGACCATGCTGCGTTGCGCAAGGCGTGGCTCAAGCAACGTTTCGCCTCGTTCGATTACCACGAGTTCCTGCTCCGGCTCCATGAGAAATGGCTCGACTTGCTCTACACAGCGCTTGCCCGGCCCGAGGTGCGACGTGACGACCCCGTGCATTACAAACTCTTCATGGGCCCAGCGAGAGATATCTTCGCCAGGGCGCCGACGCCGGGACGACTAGATCCGCAGCTTTGGGAGCCCGGTCGGCAAGCCGGTTGGGCGCGAGCAATTCTCGACTACGACCGCGACACCGGTCTCGACGTGAGTTCGGCCTGGGAGTGGATGACGGACGAGGAAGAAAGGCGATTCTTCCCCTTGTGGGGATACATGACTCGCGTTGCGCAAAATATCCGGAACACGGTCGATTCCGCGTGGGACGACCCCGCAGACCACGATTGGATTCTCAATGAGCGTTACACCGGCCCCATCGACTGGCCCGCGAACTGGATGGACGAGTTG
It contains:
- a CDS encoding type VI secretion system Vgr family protein; the protein is MQGTVFEALLSQHSRLIEIRSAVPAPLLVESMSGCEAVNALFRFDVDCIATDAYLPLSEFLGTQFALRLRLADGSLRTWHGYCTHSAPLGSDGGFVRYRLTLEPWLALLAQGRRSRVYQDLDLRGLCDTLFAGYRMHANWRFDVTRTLRRRSLCIQHRESDLDFLLRLLAEEGISFRFEHEQTQQDDTAAERARHCMVLFDHNAAPAPGLQDRIRFHRADATETDDTIQTLADEHRVGANAVSRSSWDYRSLVATAAQARSGLDGGDLPPIEEHDGSGAYRYESETAATEHADLALAGHEARYRRLGGDGSVRGLAAGTHFTLEGHAQFIGENANFAVLSVDHRAANNLGSGAAALLPTQGIERGSYRNEFVLQPAAAPMLPMPRRKPAAQPETALVVGEAGAALSTDRDHRIRIQFHWQRGERPNPGGLATTDLANGDELAPGDERSGTWVRVAEWLSGPDWGSHFLPRTGTEVLIDFVDGDIDRPLVVGQLYGGIDLPPFSAGEASGANHPGVISGWSSDTHAGDGQGFNQWLADDTPGQLRTRLATSHAASQLSLGHLVEQAPHSLVRGPWRGAGLELRTDGWLALRAGDGVLISSTARPQGASTQMDVAEAVAQLRGAEQTAQALSDAAMAQSARPLAANTRQSGFIDALDATREGHFTGSAGGQDAMKARPGSRTPTERFAQPFIVTEGPDDIGLSTPASTLLFAGAHLHATAQKDFHAASARSFSVTVGAGASWFSHSGGIRSIAAAGSQTIQAHTDAMEILADQSVSITSSNDEIHVLAKDRIVLQAGQSSVTLQGGNITFACPGTFSVKGAGHAFEGPATNPVAAAHLPSDKVSIPPEKVEFRYAYHDGEPVKGAEYSAYLSDGSTRHGRLDEQGYMHLENIKPGGVEIRVGSDIRPYMNFKLPARPDEDLDTWIKG